The following are from one region of the Branchiostoma floridae strain S238N-H82 unplaced genomic scaffold, Bfl_VNyyK Sc7u5tJ_1305, whole genome shotgun sequence genome:
- the LOC118407325 gene encoding carbohydrate sulfotransferase 3-like, which produces MFLVRRVRPRRLCVFFTVLGLVLAAGIVLQTDRENRTIIDLSDEDTERNALSTPTVARTTDVSTQPYSPKKVVVLMSLSKCGGSSVGELFNQNPDVFYFFEPLWGLEYAIKKSNEENGTKDRIDDYQRLSFRLVNSGSHCNVSEDSRIFLTVYMKNTIFSGAHRSESMRTVCELAKQRLPQSESRCPINDNKVPDVIEQLCKEKPHYVVKVIRVKDIMALRQFAFEEEVDYRIVQVIRDPRSVIASRLRAKYSTNSTLQKYTEEHVREAGYQYLCRWMSDNARTQDSITPWLESRFASLRFEDFAANRVVTAERMYSFVGLPPHKQMLNWLSAHTRPALDRKDPWRSLLEWEAIRLIQADPACQKVMKLFGYIPAADKSDLTSDGWASVKPVAAHVVAIS; this is translated from the exons ATGTTCCTCGTGCGGCGCGTCCGTCCCCGCAGACTCTGTGTGTTCTTCACGGTGCTCGGGCTCGTATTGGCCGCAG GAATCGTTCTACAAACGGACCGCGAGAACCGAACCATTATAGACCTGAGCGATGAGGACACGGAGAGAAACGCGCTGTCCACCCCGACTGTAGCTCGCACCACAGACGTCTCTACTCAGCCATACTCGCCTAAGAAGGTGGTAGTGTTGATGTCCCTGAGTAAATGTGGCGGTTCGTCCGTGGGAGAACTCTTCAACCAGAACCCGGACGTCTTCTACTTCTTCGAGCCGCTGTGGGGATTAGAGTACGCCATCAAGAAGTCAAACGAGGAGAACGGCACGAAAG ACAGGATAGACGACTATCAGCGGCTGTCATTCCGCCTTGTGAACTCCGGCTCGCACTGTAACGTGTCGGAGGACTCGCGCATCTTCCTGACGGTCTACATGAAG AACACGATCTTCAGCGGCGCGCACCGGAGTGAGTCCATGCGGACAGTGTGCGAGCTGGCCAAGCAGCGCCTCCCGCAGTCAGAGAGCAGATGTCCCATCAACGATAACAAG GTGCCTGACGTCATAGAACAGCTGTGCAAAGAGAAGCCCCATTACGTAGTGAAGGTCATCCGGGTCAAGGACATCATGGCGCTTCGGCAGTTCGCGTTCGAGGAGGAGGTGGACTACAGGATTGTGCAG GTGATCCGAGACCCCCGCAGTGTCATCGCCTCCCGGCTGAGAGCGAAGTACTCCACAAACTCCACCTTACAGAAGTACACCGAAGAGCACGTGCGGGAGGCCGGGTACCAGTACCTGTGCAG GTGGATGTCCGACAACGCGCGGACCCAGGACAGCATCACTCCGTGGCTGGAGAGCCGCTTCGCCTCGCTGCGGTTTGAAGACTTCGCGGCGAACAGAGTCGTCACAGCTGAGAGGATGTACAGTTTTGTCGGGCTGCCTCCACATAAACAG ATGCTGAACTGGCTGAGTGCCCACACCCGGCCCGCACTGGACAGGAAGGACCCCTGGCGGTCCCTGCTGGAATGGGAGGCCATCAGACTGATCCAGGCGGACCCGGCGTGTCAG